One Suricata suricatta isolate VVHF042 chromosome 15, meerkat_22Aug2017_6uvM2_HiC, whole genome shotgun sequence DNA segment encodes these proteins:
- the FABP12 gene encoding fatty acid-binding protein 12, whose translation MVDQLQGTWKSVSCENFEKYMKELGIGRARRKLGCLAKPTVTISAQEGLITIKTKSIFKNNEISFKLGEEFEETTPGGRKTKSVINLDNDSLVQVQDWDGKETTVRRRVVDGKMVVESAVNNVICTRTYERVQTNSPSNS comes from the exons ATGGTTGATCAGCTCCAAGGAACATGGAAATCCGTTTCttgtgaaaattttgaaaaatatatgaaagaactGG GAATAGGAAGAGCCAGAAGGAAACTTGGCTGTCTGGCAAAACCCACCGTGACCATCAGTGCGCAGGAAGGTCTGATCACTATAAAAACcaaaagcatctttaaaaataatgagatctccTTTAAACTGGGGGAAGAGTTTGAGGAAACCACACCAGGTGGCCGTAAAACCAAG AGTGTGATAAACTTAGATAATGACTCTTTGGTTCAAGTTCAGGACTGGGATGGCAAAGAGACCACCGTCAGGAGAAGGGTGGTGGATGGGAAAATGGTGGTG GAAAGTGCCGTGAACAATGTTATCTGCACTCGGACATACGAGAGAGTACAAACAAACTCACCCTCCAACTCTTAG